GCGCTTGCCCGGCAGCGGCGGATCTTCGCCGCGCCCAAACCAGTCGGAGACGAAACCGCAGGCGCCGAGTAGCGCGCAAAGCAGAAGCGGGACCAGAGCGCGCAGGCAGCGAAGAGCCATGAGTCAGTCTCCAGTCCTGAGGGTCGACAGCAGCTGAGCCGCGCGCTCCCTGGCCGCCGGCGGTGCAAAGACATCCTGGCCGATCGCCTCCAGGCGGGCCCTGGCCCGCTCGCTGTCGCCCTGCCTGATGGCCAGCAAGGCATCGAGTTCCTGCGCCGAGGTCCGAAACGGCTGACCGACCCCCAGGAGCGGCTGGAGCTTGGCCTCCAGGGCGGCCGGATCGCCGCTATCTATCTGATACATAACGGAAAGCAGGGTGGCGATCGCCCGAAAGCTGTCCCCCGAGGGGCTCTGTGCCGCGATCTTGTCCCAGATCGCCGTCGCTTCGGCGGTGTTTCCGGAGTCCGCCAAGCGCTGCGCCTGCGCGAAGGCAGCAAGGGTCCCGTAGCCTCGGTCCGAGGGGTCGGCGATCTCCGCCAGGGACGCCC
This region of Kiloniellales bacterium genomic DNA includes:
- a CDS encoding tetratricopeptide repeat protein, translating into MSDIFREVDEEIRQENFAKLWKRYGIYLIAFAVLVIAAVAGYQIWQSYDLERRTELSDRYAALTTQTVEDQDDAIRASLAEIADPSDRGYGTLAAFAQAQRLADSGNTAEATAIWDKIAAQSPSGDSFRAIATLLSVMYQIDSGDPAALEAKLQPLLGVGQPFRTSAQELDALLAIRQGDSERARARLEAIGQDVFAPPAARERAAQLLSTLRTGD